The window TCTGCACAGATCTGAATTTTGTCACTTTGGTTTAATATGGCAAGTCTGACATTTATCGTtcagagaaaagctgtctcgcaggaatactgtgaactatggcatcgctactgtgaatggtAATGCATGTAATATGGAACTGGCTGTGCACAAGGTAGGATTGGAACTGCACATCATaaaccagtggtcaccaacctttttgagcccaagatccctggtctcagcAATGAGCCTAGACAAGATAATGTCTGATTTATTGTCTGGAATCTTTTATcaccaacacagacagacataaacatgtatacGCTCATTTCAGCAACAGCTGCCCTTAATGGCTCGAATGCGCCATCGGTTCTAAGAAGGAGCCTTAGCTGCCCTGCAAGGTGCCTGGCATAAAAACATGAACTCGGTCCTGAACATGGCCTGTACTAAATATAAACCTTTAATTAGGGAGTTTACAACTGCGATCGACCTGGCaactcccaaagatcgactggtcGATCGCGATCAAcaggttggagacccctgcgaTAAACTTTTGTAAtgttaaattataaaaaatCGAAATGTctgtcaaatagcttcagtaaaacaacaaatgtgcacaaaaaTATAGTTATGATCATTTtattagtcgattaatctgaagcttgttgctttaattaatggagtaatcggttaggccatagatagaccaaattaatatgaagcaCACACCTACAGTTAGTTACAGTtagtccgcaacatatcagaaaatgcatgcaaagttatccaacatttcaaaatgtaccttcaTTACTTTTGActcaaataaaagcctgtttgtccagtcctatattttgtcaatgTGGTTTTCTTcacagtaatgttaaaatattggcTCATCTTGTTCTTGTGAACCCAAaagcatcgtctcgtctcgtgagccgAGTgtgtcgtgacacccctatttacAAGCCTTAGGGATGATTAATCCATACATTTTGCTGTAAAATTACACGTTTCATATCACAATTTAGCACATACAGTGCTGTAGTGTTTTGTTGTACGAGAAAGACCTGCAGTAACAGATTATGTATTAGGGATAGCTATGAGTACAATACCATAATGGCAGATATCgaccaatttcactgattaatgcagatcttaaaaataatatgcaaattattAGCTAGAAGATTGGAAAATGTTACCCCTCATagaatacaccctgatcaatctgGATTTATAAATGGGAGACACGAACAATGTACAtctatccaatccaatccaatccaatccagtccaatccactttatttctatagcacattttataaacactgtttccaaagtgctgcacagactagtaaaaccataaataattagtaaaagtaaaaatgacaacagtaaaaacaaaaacatcaaattaaaacaaagaaacgtacaacagtaaaatatttaaaacaagaagtaaaaacaataaaagcaataaatctAAGAAAtaggtaataaataaaaaaaaaataaaaaactaaaataaataaaaccattaaaactaaaaaaaagaataaaagacagaaaggaccacacgactcacaccgagttaaaagccagagaataaaagtgggttttaagacgagctatcaattgtgggggccgtttttacatgagaggggagagtgttccacagctttgggccaactATGGAAAAGGCCcagtctcccctggtcttaagtctggtcttaggcaccacaagttggagctggccttcagACGTCaatgtgcgcgctggagtgtacATTGGGATGATGTCCGAGATGTACTGAcaggccagcccattcaaagccttaaaaacaaacaataacatcttaaaaacaattctaaaatgcacaggcaaccagtgctgggaggctaaaattggggtaatatgctccctctttgtggttcctgttaaaagccgtgctgcagagtcCTGGATtaactgtaagcgagagagtaatttatgtcttattccagagtaaagtgcattacagtagtccagacgtgatgaaataaaagcgtgcatggcttgttcaAAATGCCGCAATGATAAAAACGGTTTGACTTTGGATAgaagccgaagatgataaaaacaggattttacaacggcgttgatttgtttattaattttaaaatcgCTGTTCattatgacgccaaggctggtggctgtggaaCTGACTTGGTTCTTGATGCGGCCCAAGTCCAAGAgggggtcattattattaagcacgataacttctgtcttcccgtcattgagccaaccagaccttgacgtcgCTTAAGCACTCAAATAGGGGTgtcaggggggcatggtcatttcATGTAATAGGTAAGTAGATCTGGCAGCcatctgcataaaagtgataggagatgccatgctttctaaTAAAATCTgacgtctaatcaatctgattgactACTCtgtcatccataatttagaaaccacaatcgtctcattagatgctgaaaaagcatttgatgaTTTATTACTTTTCCTGAACCTGACTTCACGAGTCaatctcactcatgaacaacTCCTTCTATACACCACTGTGTTCTGGGAACATAAAGTATCTGCGTATTAGCATTTCCTCCAACCtatcagacctgatccgcttgaattctTTTCCACTGTTGAAATCAATCGAGGATGGTCTTGCACGTTCAAGAGCCTTGCCCATTTCACTTATAGATGAGTATCtaccatgaaaatgatgatcttACCAAGGGTTAATTGtctgttttccatgatccccactaaaCACTCTATAACATGGGTCAAATAATTAAATTCACATATTAACACATTTCATTGGAAAAACAATCCAGCACAAATAAGTCTCAGAACATTACAAAATTCCAGGGAATGTGGGGGCTTAGAAGTCCCAGATTTATCCTACTACTTCCTTGCGAACaggctacagtatattttaaaatgaaacaaacctaacccattggattatttatggatATAGAttgaacaatcacttagccaagAAATCCCCATTTCTAATTtacccttcattagccaaatcctctgGAAAAAATAATTGCTGTAAAATACCTGTATAAGCACctctctgacagcttggtgagAATTTCTTATCTTGTCTTAATAACCAGGTCCTCGCTCACCCCTTGCCAATACACACccatctggaataatcctgacatcttgtttaaaaagaaaccaATGGATTTCTGACATGCCACGAAAAAAGATTTTGATGCATGATAAATATCATAAAAGGAAACAAGTCTAACCCATTTAATGACCTTGTaccacagtatggaataaaccATGACACATTTCTTGAATACATGCAAATCAAATCTATAATTTGGGTAAGATTCAGTAATAAAACATGGGAAAGCAATCCCACCATTAACCAATTTTtaaaactacagtcaaacttgtctatagcggccactagagggagtctgcaaaagtggccgctatagacaggtggcctctatagacaggttggcgtccagtttgaatgttgaccagtagaggaaaaaaaagaaaaaaaaaagggaaaataataataataataataatgttgaccagtagatggcactgcggactgctgctaaaagttgtacagcactactaggcttgttattatcatggttcatggttttaatcctgaacatgcatgagtcaaacagtagcacatcacatagtacaattcacaattttgcatgtccaaaaaggagtaggaagaagcaaagcttatttaatcccacccctcatcagtttcacatcagttgcaatacatttattcacctcttgttcttccaagtgtactttgtaggtctacatgacaatgtagtgcaatcatagccaaagtttttacttactaaaaggaagctagaggcttaataataactgataactgataaaagtacaaccgaactcagttttgctcccgctgccgcatgcatgctagcatatgttttttttatttttttttattgtagagtcgctgggagcacgtcctgttcccagcctacttttcggtaatgttttggtgcaaatgctcttaaagttacatgtttgaccaggaaatagcaaactcaaaagaagacggcttttttatgtggaacaactgacagtttgtgtggatcttgtgaatgattgtgactgagctaggactcagtaattaaagtctacacacgacgccttcattgattgaaaaacaaaactttttcgtgcatgaagcttctacttgagttggtaatttggctgctatatgcagtcagatattgaccaagggagacaaaatgggtggccgctggctgcgttggacaggtgactgctatacacagggtctataacatgtaaatttgctgggcgggatttttcagtggctgctataggcaggtggcccttctataaaggtggccgctaagacaggtttgactgtatatgttctGCTATCTAAATATGACAACACAGTCTGCATTTCAACCTCCAAATAGAACtcagatacagtatatctatgGGCTGCAACCCTGAATTCTGTAAGAAAATATTtctcaatgcttcccggttaatcacaaatcccaacctacagatGGTTCAGTTTCAAACTCTTCATAGACTACACTATACACAGGTCAGAGAATGGGTTTATGACATCTGTGTACACTCGTCAGACCATAGAGTAGATTACTACTTACACTTGATGTGGGCCTGTCCTCAAATTAATAATTTCTGGCATGGAGTGTGTgaggacctatctttggcacttgggatCTTCAGTCCTTTATTAGCTTAGTAGTTGGGAGGTCTTTCTGCAGTTGATTTAGAAACAAGCCAGTTGCACTGGTTCTCCCTCGGTCTCCCCTGCCTCTGGTGGTGGGGTCCGCccgggccctcctgctcggctgccgtgTGGGATCATCTGGTGCGGGGCATGGGGCCAGCCCCTGCGCTTTTGCTCAGCTGCCTCTATGTAGTTGTCTACCAAGGATGGGAGGGTGGTATCTTGAGGGAGGGTTGTTTTAATCCCTTTTTTATCTTTCgtgttttaattaatttattacttaCCTTATTGTATTTTATCAATTTAGTGTAGGGGTACATGTGACGTGTGGGGAACTTCTGTTGTCCCACTCTCATGGCTGTTCCCCTTGGCGGATAGCAGCAGATCTGCTTCGTCAGTTGCTCTGGGGGTTGTGCTGGGGCATTACTGCAGGCCGGCTTGGGGGTGGGGCCTAATCCTCTTGGGTTTTGCGAGgtggggtgcccaaagtgccgATGGCTAGGGGGTCTCAGATGTGCAACTTGGACTTGATGTGGGGTGGGGAGTGTGTGTTGTTGGGGAGGGGATCTTCAGGCTGTACACCCCACCCACCTCTTTCCCTTCCGGGGCAGCTGTGATGTGGTTGGTGGTGTTCGGTGCAGCGCTGGCCGGGTTTGGCGGGGAGGGGGTAATGTTTTTGGGGTTTGGGTGGGGtggctgttttttgggggggttttggcCTTATTGGGGTATTGTCGGTTTGGGGACGGGGCTGGCGGGCGCCCCCCGCTGCTTGGTGTCTGGcttggtgtctggctggtcttcGTCCCCAGGCTCTCGGGGGTCTGTTTGGCCCCGGGGTGTCCTCCTTGGCGTGTTAGTGGATGGGTGGCGCGGTGACCAGTCTGCAGCTTGGTGGGAGGTGGGGCTGGCGGGGGTGCGTGCCCTGGTATCCAGCGGGGTATCGTTCCTCTCGTGGGTCCTGTCGTGTGGTGCTCGCTCCTCGGCCCCTCCTTGCCGCTTTTGGCTTGCAATGCTTCATGGGCGCGGCCGTTCTCCATTCTGTGCGGGGCCCAGTTCTCTTGGGGTCGCTGTGGTGCGGCTCCTTGGGCTACCatggtggtgtgtgtgtcacGTGGGGCGCGGATCCTGCTGTTTTGGTGACGGTTGGAGCTGCCTCGGGGCACGTGGCTGGTCCATGGTGTGTGGTGGTTTGGGGGTGGCATTGTGGGCGCTATCGCTGGTGGTGGCTCCTGTGCTGGgggtgcggggggggggggggggggggggcttttcTGTGGGGGCCAGTTTTAACCGTAcagcatgtttttctctcgacacgtttcttgcgacccttttgtgcacttaacatttaatggttctgtggtcacgttctaatatcttggcaatttcaagagtTCTGCGTCCCTATGAAAGAagttttacagttcttgacttttcaagGACTGTTGAATCTCTTCTCTGGCACATTTGCATTTTCTGCACCCCTAACAAAGGGTGTTGATCTGCTCAGGCCACACCAACCCTCAgttcacacatacacatcacCTGCTTAAACCCAATACGCATTTAAGTTTATTCAGCTTagggttggaaaatatgcctAAAAATGAGAATAGGGtgaaaatactgacttgcctaataattgtgcacacagtgtgttACTGtctcaatgcagtattatcactgtggctgttgatatttttttgttatttcgatggtatatacagtatttctttatagctgtcatagacatttgctgatgtagtccggttgtttgtttctgttgttctgttattttcCCTggcagaacaaatctgtttcGGGCATCTAAATCAACAATATATTTACCCCactggctggacaggacaagggGGGAAAAAGATGAAGAAAACAGCAATACTCCAATGGCACCAATGCCGTCATAAACAGTAGTAAGCGAAAGTAGTCACCGgaaaaatatgtacatattatttatttcaaagttCTGCGTCGTAGTTGAGCGTGTGTCATGCAATTCTCCACCGAAGTGCTAGGGACAATGTTTTCTGGTTAGTCAACTTGGTGAGAAACCATGATGCTGATCAACTAGTAAGCTTGTAAGCTTCCTTTGCTGctaatgaacaatggcaactagATTGAAATGGAGAGGGGTACTGGAACCGGAACAAATCCATGtgtaacaacacttttattgcgactgttgatccgaaattggtGGAGAAGGCTTAAGAAGACTAATTGCCAGGTGGCAACAGGTGTGTCTTGTCATTCCACAGGAAGACAGAAAAGAAACGTGACAAAACATTTAAGGAAActatggtgtgaaaaagtgtttgcccccttcctgatttcttattttttgcatgttagtcacacttaaatgtttcagatgatcaaacaaatttaaatattagtaagcgacaacacaactgaaccaaaattccatttttaaattgaactttttattattaagggagaaaaaaaatccaaacctacatggccctgtgtgaaaaagtgattgccacctaaacctaataactggttggccacgcttagcaacaacaactgcaatcaagcgttttgCCATAACGTGCAGTGAGTATCTTACAGCGCTgtagaggaattttggcccactcatctttgcagaattgttgtaattcagccacattagaGGGTTTCCCAGCATGGAACAacgttttaaggtcatgccacagcatctcaataggatttaggtcaggactttgactaggccactccaaagtcttcattttgtttttcttcagccattcagaggtggacgtgcaggtgtgttttggatcattgtccttctgcagaacccaagttggtttccgCTTGAGgccacaaacagatggctggacattctccttcaggattttttgatagacagcagaattcatgggtccatttatcacagcaagtgttccaggtcctgaagcagcaaaacagccccacaccatcacactaccaccatattttactgttggtatgttgttatttttctgaaatgtggcgttacttctacgccagatgtaatgggacacacaccttacaaaaagttaaacttttgtctcgtcagaccacagagtattttcccaaaggtcttggggatcatcaagatgttttctggcaaaattgagacgagccttaatgttctttttgttcagcagtggtttttgtcttggatttctgccatgcaggccgtttttgacCTTTGTCTTTCTTAtaatggagtcatgaacactgaccttaactgaggcaagtgagtccTGCaggtttttggatgttgttgtggggtcttttgtgacctttaggatgagtcgtcactgagctcttggggtaattttggttggctggccactcctgggaatgttcaccactgttccatgttttcgccataaTGGCTCgcactgtggtttgctgcagtcccaaagctttagaaatggccttataaccttttccacactgatagatctcaattaatctcaattCAGTTATGCTTTAAcaggagggcaatcactttttcacacagggccatgtagtttttttctcccttaattataaagtttcatttaaaaactgcattttgtgttcagttgtgttgtcattaactaatatttaaatttgtttttaatgatttgaaacgattaagtgtgacaaacatgtaaaaaaaaaaaaaagaaaagaaatcagggaggggCATACGCTTTTTCACAACTCTGTATGTGGTGTTACTTCAATTTAGTGGTCAAGTACGTTTTGTGACTCCAAATTGGTCGAAACAGGCCCAAATGGATCTTTTGCCGACCCTTGATCTAGCTAAGATGCCTACGCAAGAACGCTGgaaagtttggttgtacttgACCTCAGAATGttttttcaactcaaatatcttatatgaAAACCGACTGTTTGGAACTCAACGTGAGCTGCAGCGTTGAGACACTGTCCTCTCTATTGCACGCTCTTCTGGACGAATGACACAAGCCTGGTGGCGTAGCAAGTGAATAGCAGACACAAACGCCCAGGCATAGACTCGCGACTCACTGAAAACAGCTCTATGACCCACTTTTGTATCCTCACCCACCAGTTGAGATTCACAAATCTAAACGATACCTCACCCTACTCTTGATTTTGCCTCCCACTCTTTGCTAGACTCCTGCACATTACcagcctgctttttttgtttttacagagTCTTCTGATGTATAGCAAACATACTGCTCCCATGCTGAGCAGCAATAGCTCAAAGTCATTCCAGAGATTACAGCATTACATAAAGAACACATGGGCGACATACTATAGGTTACTGATCTAATAAGACACAATATGGCCTTGGTGAGCCTGCTGTTCTATGCTACCTTCATTTCGTCTTAATGCATTCCTGCTTTGTGGGCCTCAGGGGCTCAGCAGTCCCAATAAAACCTGCAGGGTTCATTAGAGCTGTTATAGGATGCTAAATTCCCGCTGGTGTTGTTATAATCCTGTCAGTTTGTCACCAGTAACCCTGATCAACACTTACATAAAAGCAGCACGTTGTACACACATGGGATCATTTAATGGTACAGCCATAGAACAGTGGAAAGCTGGCTCATGACATCTAAAATctgaaaatatattattttatattatttggggtgtccaaagtgtggcccgctgctgttttttttggcccctgacacattctaaaaatacaatttaagacgtatgcctgtgaatactgtattctcattcatcgattgcaactggactgttcaggttgtcttagaagacaatTTAAGAAGAtgtaaaaaatcagcagtcatcttggtagtcaaaatattaaaagaaaaaagatgtaatctaaGAAGAAATGATGTAGTTTTActagaataatgtcataatattatgaggaaacatgacatcattttagttgcataaagttgaaaaaaaagtcaattttaggccataatagtatgagaaaccaacaaaaccCACAAACAAAACACGTTGGAGTgactcgggatccgccgggaggagctggacgcccccgcgacctgatctcttataagcggtagaagatgaatgaatggatggatggatgggtggaggaTGAAATAAGATCAACAAggtttgcatatttacaaattgtgagtaaaaataaagtaaatacaagTAGATTCACACTCTACAAGGGAGGACAGAGAGTACAGCACAATAATGTTGTGCATtatcttttacagacaggtgaggtattgtcgAGCTAGATGgcatgtggaatgaatgaagtcctgtagcatTCACTGTGGGAGTGGAACTGGAGTGGAATTAGAGAAGTCTTTTGGAGTTTGAGCTCCGCTGCCCTTCTATTGGAGCGGTTGGGTGATGTTGATGGAGAGCATTTTGTCCAGTTCCCTCCTGTCTCTCAATGTCACAAACACCTCCAACTGAGTGTCAATAATTTGTCCTGCTTTCCGGAGCAGTTTGTCGATACAGTTTGTCCTTTTTGTTGGTGCTGGTCTcccaacaaaccacagcaaagtaCAGGGCACTGGCTACCACAGACTGGTATAAGATCTCCAGC is drawn from Dunckerocampus dactyliophorus isolate RoL2022-P2 chromosome 12, RoL_Ddac_1.1, whole genome shotgun sequence and contains these coding sequences:
- the LOC129191471 gene encoding uncharacterized protein LOC129191471 — protein: MPPPNHHTPWTSHVPRGSSNRHQNSRIRAPRDTHTTMVAQGAAPQRPQENWAPHRMENGRAHEALQAKSGKEGPRSEHHTTGPTRGTIPRWIPGHAPPPAPPPTKLQTGHRATHPLTRQGGHPGAKQTPESLGTKTSQTPSQTPSSGGRPPAPSPNRQYPNKAKTPPKNSHPTQTPKTLPPPRQTRPALHRTPPTTSQLPRKGKSHRHFGHPTSQNPRGLGPTPKPACSNAPAQPPEQLTKQICCYPPRGTAMRVGQQKFPTHTTLPSLVDNYIEAAEQKRRGWPHAPHQMIPHGSRAGGPGRTPPPEAGETEGEPVQLACF